DNA from Diaphorobacter limosus:
AGAGCATAGAGCACGCCATCGTCGACCGTGCCTGGGCCGAGGGCTGGATCAAGCCGCAGCCGGCAGCGCATAAAACGGGCAAGAAGGTTGCCATCGTCGGCTCCGGCCCGGCTGGCCTGGCCGCGGCCCAGCAGCTCGCCCGCGTGGGCCACAGCGTGACGCTGTTCGAGAAGAACGACCGCGTTGGCGGCCTGCTGCGCTACGGCATCCCCGACTTCAAGCTTGACAAGGGCCATATCGACCAGCGCGTGAAACAGCTCGAAGCCGAGGGCGTGGTGATCCGCACCAGCGTCTTTGTCGGCGCCGAGAAGGACGGCCTGGGCAAAGACAGCAAGGTCACCAACTGGGCCAAGGAAACCATCACCCCCGAGCAGCTGCACAAGGACTTTGACGCCGTGCTGCTCACCGGCGGTGCCGAGCAAAGCCGCGACCTGCCCGCGCCGGGCCGTGATCTGGCCGGCATCCACTTCGCCATGGAGTTTTTGCCGCAGCAAAACAAGGTCAACGCGGGCGACAAGCTCAAGGGCCAGATCCGTGCCGATGGCAAGCATGTGATCGTGATTGGCGGCGGCGACACCGGCAGCGACTGCGTCGGCACCAGCAACCGCCACGGCGCGGCCAGCGTGACGCAGTTCGAGGTCATGCCCATGCCGCCCGAGCAGGAAAACAAGCCCCTGGTCTGGCCCTACTGGCCGCTGAAATTGCGCACCAGCTCCAGCCACGACGAGGGCTGCGTGCGCGAGTTCGCCATCTCCACCAAGGAATTCATCGGGCAGAAAGGCAAGGTCACGGGCCTGAAAACCGTGCAGGTTGAGTTCAAGAACGGCCAGTTCACCGAGGTGCCCGGCACCGAAAAAGAATACAAGGCCGACCTGGTGCTGCTGGCCATGGGCTTCACCAGCCCCGTGGCCGCCGTGCTCGATGCCTTTGGCGTCGAGAAAGACGCACGCGGCAACGCCCGCGCCAGCGTGGATTTCATCGGTGGCTACGCCACGAGTGTTCCGAAGGTGTTTGCCGCCGGCGACATGCGCCGGGGGCAGTCGCTGGTGGTCTGGGCCATCCGCGAAGGGCGCCAGGCGGCGCGCGCGGTCGATGAGTTCCTGATGGGGCGCAGCGACCTACCGCGTTAAGAATAAAAATGGCCAATAGGCCTTATGTGACAAGCGCCTAAAGCTATTTAAATTATAGCTATAGGCGCTTTCTTCCTGGCCGCCTGGCGCGGTCCTACTTCATCGAGATGGTGGTATTCACGCCATCGCTGGCGCTGCCGTGATCCTCATACCAGCGGGCCGTCACGGTCTTGGTCTGGGTCCAGAACAGGACGGCCTGCTTGCCGTTGGGCCCCAGGTCGCCGAGCTTGGAGGCGCGTGAGCCGGTGAAGCTGAAGTAGGCCACCGGCACCGGGATCGGCACGTTGATGCCCACCTGGCCCACGTTGATGTCGTGCTGGTACTTGCGCGCCGCCCAGCCGCTGCTGGTGAAGATGGAGGTGCCGTTGCCGTTGGGGTTGCGGTTGATGAAGGCGATGGCGTCTTCCAGCGTATCCACGCAGACCACGTTGAGCACGGGGCCGAAGATCTCCTGGCTGTAGATGTCCATGGTCTCGGTCACGTCGGCAAACACCGTGGGGCCGACGAAGTTGCCCTTCTCGTAGCCGGGCACGGTCAGACTGCGGCCGTCCAGCAGCAGCTTGGCACCCTGGGCGACGCCGGAGTCGATCAGGCCGAGCACGCGCTCCTTGGCGCGTGGGTTCACCAGGGGCCCCAGGTCGGCGCTGCGGTCGCTGCCGGGGCCGACCTTCAGGGCCTTGGACTTGGCCACCAGATCGGGCAGCCAGTCGCGCGCGGCCCCGACGAAAACGGCCACCGAGTTGGCCATGCAGCGCTGGCCCGCGGCGCCAAAGGCCGAGCCCAGCAGGTTGTTCAGCGCATGCTCCTTGGG
Protein-coding regions in this window:
- a CDS encoding glutamate synthase subunit beta, translated to MGKTTGFMEYERIEEGYPAPAERVKHYKEFVIGLDQSQAKTQAARCMDCGIPFCNHGCPVNNIIPDFNDLVYHGDWKSASTVLHSTNNFPEFTGRICPAPCEAACTLNFNSDAVGIKSIEHAIVDRAWAEGWIKPQPAAHKTGKKVAIVGSGPAGLAAAQQLARVGHSVTLFEKNDRVGGLLRYGIPDFKLDKGHIDQRVKQLEAEGVVIRTSVFVGAEKDGLGKDSKVTNWAKETITPEQLHKDFDAVLLTGGAEQSRDLPAPGRDLAGIHFAMEFLPQQNKVNAGDKLKGQIRADGKHVIVIGGGDTGSDCVGTSNRHGAASVTQFEVMPMPPEQENKPLVWPYWPLKLRTSSSHDEGCVREFAISTKEFIGQKGKVTGLKTVQVEFKNGQFTEVPGTEKEYKADLVLLAMGFTSPVAAVLDAFGVEKDARGNARASVDFIGGYATSVPKVFAAGDMRRGQSLVVWAIREGRQAARAVDEFLMGRSDLPR